A stretch of the Macaca mulatta isolate MMU2019108-1 chromosome 14, T2T-MMU8v2.0, whole genome shotgun sequence genome encodes the following:
- the SCYL1 gene encoding N-terminal kinase-like protein isoform X35: MAAVFVDRAGEWKLGGLDYMYSAQGNGGGPPRKGIPELEQYDPPELADSSGRVVREKWSADMWRLGCLIWEVFNGPLPRAAALRNPGKIPKSLVPHYCELVGANPKVRPNPARFLQNCRAPGGFMSNRFVETNLFLEEIQIKEPAEKQKFFQELSKSLDAFPEDFCRHKVLPQLLTAFEFGNAGAVVLTPLFKVGKFLSAEEYQQKIIPVVVKMFSSTDRAMRIRLLQQMEQFIQYLDEPTVNTQIFPHVVHGFLDTNPAIREQTVKSMLLLAPKLNEANLNVELMKHFARLQAKDEQGPIRCNTTVCLGKIGSYLSASTRHRVLTSAFSRATKDPFAPSRVAGVLGFAATHNLYSMNDCAHKILPVLCGLTVDPEKSVRDQAFKAIRSFLSKLESVSEDPTQLEEVEKDVHAASSPGMGGAAASWAGWAVTGVSSLTSKLIRVHPTTAPAETNIPQRPTPEGHWETQEEDKDTAEDSSAADRWDDEDWGSLEQEAESVLAQQDDWSTGGQVSHASQVSNSDHKPSKSPESDWSSWEAEGSWEQGWQEPSSQEPPLEGMRLASEYNWGGPESSDKGDPFATLSARPSTQPRPDSWGEDNWEGLETESRQAKAELARKKREERRREMEAKRAERKAAKGPMKLGARKLD, translated from the exons ATGGCCGCCGTGTTCGTGGACCGAGCTGGCGAGTGGAAGCTTGGGGGCCTGGACTACATGTATTCAGCCCAGGGCAACGGTGGGGGACCTCCCCGCAAGGGGATCCCCGAGCTTGAGCAGTATGACCCCCCGGAGTTGGCTGACAGCAGTGGCAGAGTGGTCAGAGAGAAGTG GTCAGCAGACATGTGGCGCTTGGGCTGCCTCATCTGGGAAGTCTTCAATGGGCCCCTACCTCGGGCAGCAGCCCTACGCAACCCTGGGAAG ATCCCCAAATCACTAGTACCCCATTACTGTGAGCTGGTGGGAGCGAACCCCAAGGTGCGTCCCAACCCGGCCCGCTTCCTGCAGAACTGCCGGGCACCTGGTGGCTTCATGAGCAACCGCTTTGTAGAGACCAACCTCTTCCTGGAGGAGATTCAG ATCAAAGAGCCAGCCGAGAAGCAAAAGTTCTTCCAGGAGCTGAGCAAGAGCCTGGATGCGTTCCCTGAGGATTTCTGTCGGCACAAGGTGCTGCCCCAGCTGCTGACCGCCTTCGAGTTCGGCAATGCTGGGGCCGTTGTCCTCACGCCCCTCTTCAAG GTGGGCAAGTTCCTGAGCGCTGAGGAATATCAGCAGAAGATCATCCCTGTGGTGGTCAAGATGTTCTCATCTACTGACCGGGCCATGCGCATCCGCCTCCTGCAGCAG ATGGAGCAGTTCATCCAGTACCTTGATGAGCCAACGGTCAACACCCAGATCTTCCCCCACGTCGTACATGGCTTTCTGGACACCAACCCTGCCATCCGGGAGCAGACGGTCAAG TCCATGCTGCTTCTGGCCCCGAAGCTGAACGAGGCCAACCTCAATGTGGAGCTGATGAAGCACTTTGCACGGCTACAGGCCAAGGATGAACAGGGTCCCATCCGCTGCAACACCACGGTCTGCCTGGGCAAAATCGGCTCATACCTCAGTGCCAGC ACCAGACACAGGGTCCTTACTTCCGCCTTCAGCCGAGCCACTAAGGACCCGTTTGCACCGTCCCGGGTTGCGGGTGTCCTGGGCTTTGCTGCCACCCACAATCTCTACTCAATGAATGACTGTGCCCACAAGATCCTGCCTGTGCTCTGCGGTCTCACTGTAGATCCTGAGAAATCTGTGCGGGACCAG GCCTTCAAGGCCATTCGGAGCTTCCTGTCCAAACTGGAGTCTGTGTCGGAGGACCCGACCCAGCTGGAGGAAGTGG AGAAGGATGTCCATGCAGCCTCCAGCCCTGGCATGGGAGGAGCCGCAGCCAGCTGGGCAGGCTGGGCCGTGACCGGGGTCTCCTCACTCACCTCCAAGCTGATCCGTGTGCACCCCACCACTGCCCCCGCAGAGACCAACATTCCCCAAAGACCCACACCTGAAG GCCACTGGGAGACGCAGGAAGAGGACAAGGACACAGCAGAGGACAGCAGCGCTGCTGACAGATGGGACGACGAAGACTGGGGCAGCCTGGAG CAGGAGGCTGAGTCCGTGCTGGCCCAGCAGGATGACTGGAGCACTGGGGGCCAAGTGAGCCATGCTAGTCAG GTTAGCAACTCCGACCACAAACCCTCCAAATCCCCAGAGTCCGACTGGAGCAGCTGGGAAGCTGAGGGCTCCTGGGAACAGGGCTGGCAGGAGCCAAGCTCCCAGGAGCCACCTCTCGAGGGTATGCGGCTGGCCAGCGAGTATAACTGGGGTGGCCCAGAGTCCAGCGACAAGGGTGACCCCTTCGCTACCCTGTCTGCACGTCCCAGCACCCAG CCTAGGCCGGACTCGTGGGGTGAGGACAACTGGGAGGGCCTGGAGACGGAAAGTC gacaggccaaggCTGAGCTGGCCCGGAAGAAGCGCGAGGAGCGGCGGCGGGAGATGGAAGCCAAACGCGCCGAGAGGAAGGCGGCCAAGGGCCCCATGAAGCTGGGAGCCCGGAAGCTGGACTGA
- the SCYL1 gene encoding N-terminal kinase-like protein isoform X30, with protein MSPRRDRGCDSVGNIPQGESGGWWPEGAGDLLGATPDCGEKALSFLVNDCSLIHNNVCMAAVFVDRAGEWKLGGLDYMYSAQGNGGGPPRKGIPELEQYDPPELADSSGRVVREKWSADMWRLGCLIWEVFNGPLPRAAALRNPGKIPKSLVPHYCELVGANPKVRPNPARFLQNCRAPGGFMSNRFVETNLFLEEIQIKEPAEKQKFFQELSKSLDAFPEDFCRHKVLPQLLTAFEFGNAGAVVLTPLFKVGKFLSAEEYQQKIIPVVVKMFSSTDRAMRIRLLQQMEQFIQYLDEPTVNTQIFPHVVHGFLDTNPAIREQTVKSMLLLAPKLNEANLNVELMKHFARLQAKDEQGPIRCNTTVCLGKIGSYLSASTRHRVLTSAFSRATKDPFAPSRVAGVLGFAATHNLYSMNDCAHKILPVLCGLTVDPEKSVRDQAFKAIRSFLSKLESVSEDPTQLEEVEKDVHAASSPGMGGAAASWAGWAVTGVSSLTSKLIRVHPTTAPAETNIPQRPTPEGHWETQEEDKDTAEDSSAADRWDDEDWGSLEEAESVLAQQDDWSTGGQVSHASQVSNSDHKPSKSPESDWSSWEAEGSWEQGWQEPSSQEPPLEGMRLASEYNWGGPESSDKGDPFATLSARPSTQPRPDSWGEDNWEGLETESRQAKAELARKKREERRREMEAKRAERKAAKGPMKLGARKLD; from the exons ATGTCTCCACGTCGTGACAGAGGCTGTGACTCCGTTGGGAATATACCTCAAGGCGAGAGTGGAGGCTGGTGGCCTGAAGGAGCTGGAGATCTCCTGGGGGCTACACCAGATTGTGGTGAG AAAGCCCTCAGCTTCCTGGTCAACGACTGCAGCCTCATCCACAACAATGTCTGCATGGCCGCCGTGTTCGTGGACCGAGCTGGCGAGTGGAAGCTTGGGGGCCTGGACTACATGTATTCAGCCCAGGGCAACGGTGGGGGACCTCCCCGCAAGGGGATCCCCGAGCTTGAGCAGTATGACCCCCCGGAGTTGGCTGACAGCAGTGGCAGAGTGGTCAGAGAGAAGTG GTCAGCAGACATGTGGCGCTTGGGCTGCCTCATCTGGGAAGTCTTCAATGGGCCCCTACCTCGGGCAGCAGCCCTACGCAACCCTGGGAAG ATCCCCAAATCACTAGTACCCCATTACTGTGAGCTGGTGGGAGCGAACCCCAAGGTGCGTCCCAACCCGGCCCGCTTCCTGCAGAACTGCCGGGCACCTGGTGGCTTCATGAGCAACCGCTTTGTAGAGACCAACCTCTTCCTGGAGGAGATTCAG ATCAAAGAGCCAGCCGAGAAGCAAAAGTTCTTCCAGGAGCTGAGCAAGAGCCTGGATGCGTTCCCTGAGGATTTCTGTCGGCACAAGGTGCTGCCCCAGCTGCTGACCGCCTTCGAGTTCGGCAATGCTGGGGCCGTTGTCCTCACGCCCCTCTTCAAG GTGGGCAAGTTCCTGAGCGCTGAGGAATATCAGCAGAAGATCATCCCTGTGGTGGTCAAGATGTTCTCATCTACTGACCGGGCCATGCGCATCCGCCTCCTGCAGCAG ATGGAGCAGTTCATCCAGTACCTTGATGAGCCAACGGTCAACACCCAGATCTTCCCCCACGTCGTACATGGCTTTCTGGACACCAACCCTGCCATCCGGGAGCAGACGGTCAAG TCCATGCTGCTTCTGGCCCCGAAGCTGAACGAGGCCAACCTCAATGTGGAGCTGATGAAGCACTTTGCACGGCTACAGGCCAAGGATGAACAGGGTCCCATCCGCTGCAACACCACGGTCTGCCTGGGCAAAATCGGCTCATACCTCAGTGCCAGC ACCAGACACAGGGTCCTTACTTCCGCCTTCAGCCGAGCCACTAAGGACCCGTTTGCACCGTCCCGGGTTGCGGGTGTCCTGGGCTTTGCTGCCACCCACAATCTCTACTCAATGAATGACTGTGCCCACAAGATCCTGCCTGTGCTCTGCGGTCTCACTGTAGATCCTGAGAAATCTGTGCGGGACCAG GCCTTCAAGGCCATTCGGAGCTTCCTGTCCAAACTGGAGTCTGTGTCGGAGGACCCGACCCAGCTGGAGGAAGTGG AGAAGGATGTCCATGCAGCCTCCAGCCCTGGCATGGGAGGAGCCGCAGCCAGCTGGGCAGGCTGGGCCGTGACCGGGGTCTCCTCACTCACCTCCAAGCTGATCCGTGTGCACCCCACCACTGCCCCCGCAGAGACCAACATTCCCCAAAGACCCACACCTGAAG GCCACTGGGAGACGCAGGAAGAGGACAAGGACACAGCAGAGGACAGCAGCGCTGCTGACAGATGGGACGACGAAGACTGGGGCAGCCTGGAG GAGGCTGAGTCCGTGCTGGCCCAGCAGGATGACTGGAGCACTGGGGGCCAAGTGAGCCATGCTAGTCAG GTTAGCAACTCCGACCACAAACCCTCCAAATCCCCAGAGTCCGACTGGAGCAGCTGGGAAGCTGAGGGCTCCTGGGAACAGGGCTGGCAGGAGCCAAGCTCCCAGGAGCCACCTCTCGAGGGTATGCGGCTGGCCAGCGAGTATAACTGGGGTGGCCCAGAGTCCAGCGACAAGGGTGACCCCTTCGCTACCCTGTCTGCACGTCCCAGCACCCAG CCTAGGCCGGACTCGTGGGGTGAGGACAACTGGGAGGGCCTGGAGACGGAAAGTC gacaggccaaggCTGAGCTGGCCCGGAAGAAGCGCGAGGAGCGGCGGCGGGAGATGGAAGCCAAACGCGCCGAGAGGAAGGCGGCCAAGGGCCCCATGAAGCTGGGAGCCCGGAAGCTGGACTGA
- the SCYL1 gene encoding N-terminal kinase-like protein isoform X24 produces MWFFARDPVRDFPFELIPEPPEGGPPGPWALHRGRKKATGCPVSIFVYDVKPGAEEQTQVAKAAFKRLKTLRHPNILAYIDGLETEKCLHVVTEAVTPLGIYLKARVEAGGLKELEISWGLHQIVKALSFLVNDCSLIHNNVCMAAVFVDRAGEWKLGGLDYMYSAQGNGGGPPRKGIPELEQYDPPELADSSGRVVREKWSADMWRLGCLIWEVFNGPLPRAAALRNPGKNCRAPGGFMSNRFVETNLFLEEIQIKEPAEKQKFFQELSKSLDAFPEDFCRHKVLPQLLTAFEFGNAGAVVLTPLFKVGKFLSAEEYQQKIIPVVVKMFSSTDRAMRIRLLQQMEQFIQYLDEPTVNTQIFPHVVHGFLDTNPAIREQTVKSMLLLAPKLNEANLNVELMKHFARLQAKDEQGPIRCNTTVCLGKIGSYLSASTRHRVLTSAFSRATKDPFAPSRVAGVLGFAATHNLYSMNDCAHKILPVLCGLTVDPEKSVRDQAFKAIRSFLSKLESVSEDPTQLEEVEKDVHAASSPGMGGAAASWAGWAVTGVSSLTSKLIRVHPTTAPAETNIPQRPTPEGHWETQEEDKDTAEDSSAADRWDDEDWGSLEQEAESVLAQQDDWSTGGQVSHASQVSNSDHKPSKSPESDWSSWEAEGSWEQGWQEPSSQEPPLEGMRLASEYNWGGPESSDKGDPFATLSARPSTQPRPDSWGEDNWEGLETESRQAKAELARKKREERRREMEAKRAERKAAKGPMKLGARKLD; encoded by the exons ATGTGGTTCTTTGCTCGGGACCCGGTCCGGGACTTTCCGTTCGAGCTCATCCCGGAGCCCCCAGAGGGCGGCCCGCCCGGGCCCTGGGCCCTGCACCGTGGCCGCAAGAAG GCCACAGGCTGTCCCGTGTCCATCTTCGTCTATGATGTGAAGCCTGGCGCGGAAGAGCAGACCCAGGTGGCCAAAGCTGCTTTCAAGCGCCTCAAAACTCTACGGCATCCCAACATCCTGGCTTACATCGATGGACTGGAG ACAGAAAAATGTCTCCACGTCGTGACAGAGGCTGTGACTCCGTTGGGAATATACCTCAAGGCGAGAGTGGAGGCTGGTGGCCTGAAGGAGCTGGAGATCTCCTGGGGGCTACACCAGATTGTG AAAGCCCTCAGCTTCCTGGTCAACGACTGCAGCCTCATCCACAACAATGTCTGCATGGCCGCCGTGTTCGTGGACCGAGCTGGCGAGTGGAAGCTTGGGGGCCTGGACTACATGTATTCAGCCCAGGGCAACGGTGGGGGACCTCCCCGCAAGGGGATCCCCGAGCTTGAGCAGTATGACCCCCCGGAGTTGGCTGACAGCAGTGGCAGAGTGGTCAGAGAGAAGTG GTCAGCAGACATGTGGCGCTTGGGCTGCCTCATCTGGGAAGTCTTCAATGGGCCCCTACCTCGGGCAGCAGCCCTACGCAACCCTGGGAAG AACTGCCGGGCACCTGGTGGCTTCATGAGCAACCGCTTTGTAGAGACCAACCTCTTCCTGGAGGAGATTCAG ATCAAAGAGCCAGCCGAGAAGCAAAAGTTCTTCCAGGAGCTGAGCAAGAGCCTGGATGCGTTCCCTGAGGATTTCTGTCGGCACAAGGTGCTGCCCCAGCTGCTGACCGCCTTCGAGTTCGGCAATGCTGGGGCCGTTGTCCTCACGCCCCTCTTCAAG GTGGGCAAGTTCCTGAGCGCTGAGGAATATCAGCAGAAGATCATCCCTGTGGTGGTCAAGATGTTCTCATCTACTGACCGGGCCATGCGCATCCGCCTCCTGCAGCAG ATGGAGCAGTTCATCCAGTACCTTGATGAGCCAACGGTCAACACCCAGATCTTCCCCCACGTCGTACATGGCTTTCTGGACACCAACCCTGCCATCCGGGAGCAGACGGTCAAG TCCATGCTGCTTCTGGCCCCGAAGCTGAACGAGGCCAACCTCAATGTGGAGCTGATGAAGCACTTTGCACGGCTACAGGCCAAGGATGAACAGGGTCCCATCCGCTGCAACACCACGGTCTGCCTGGGCAAAATCGGCTCATACCTCAGTGCCAGC ACCAGACACAGGGTCCTTACTTCCGCCTTCAGCCGAGCCACTAAGGACCCGTTTGCACCGTCCCGGGTTGCGGGTGTCCTGGGCTTTGCTGCCACCCACAATCTCTACTCAATGAATGACTGTGCCCACAAGATCCTGCCTGTGCTCTGCGGTCTCACTGTAGATCCTGAGAAATCTGTGCGGGACCAG GCCTTCAAGGCCATTCGGAGCTTCCTGTCCAAACTGGAGTCTGTGTCGGAGGACCCGACCCAGCTGGAGGAAGTGG AGAAGGATGTCCATGCAGCCTCCAGCCCTGGCATGGGAGGAGCCGCAGCCAGCTGGGCAGGCTGGGCCGTGACCGGGGTCTCCTCACTCACCTCCAAGCTGATCCGTGTGCACCCCACCACTGCCCCCGCAGAGACCAACATTCCCCAAAGACCCACACCTGAAG GCCACTGGGAGACGCAGGAAGAGGACAAGGACACAGCAGAGGACAGCAGCGCTGCTGACAGATGGGACGACGAAGACTGGGGCAGCCTGGAG CAGGAGGCTGAGTCCGTGCTGGCCCAGCAGGATGACTGGAGCACTGGGGGCCAAGTGAGCCATGCTAGTCAG GTTAGCAACTCCGACCACAAACCCTCCAAATCCCCAGAGTCCGACTGGAGCAGCTGGGAAGCTGAGGGCTCCTGGGAACAGGGCTGGCAGGAGCCAAGCTCCCAGGAGCCACCTCTCGAGGGTATGCGGCTGGCCAGCGAGTATAACTGGGGTGGCCCAGAGTCCAGCGACAAGGGTGACCCCTTCGCTACCCTGTCTGCACGTCCCAGCACCCAG CCTAGGCCGGACTCGTGGGGTGAGGACAACTGGGAGGGCCTGGAGACGGAAAGTC gacaggccaaggCTGAGCTGGCCCGGAAGAAGCGCGAGGAGCGGCGGCGGGAGATGGAAGCCAAACGCGCCGAGAGGAAGGCGGCCAAGGGCCCCATGAAGCTGGGAGCCCGGAAGCTGGACTGA
- the SCYL1 gene encoding N-terminal kinase-like protein isoform X5 — MWFFARDPVRDFPFELIPEPPEGGPPGPWALHRGRKKATGCPVSIFVYDVKPGAEEQTQVAKAAFKRLKTLRHPNILAYIDGLETEKCLHVVTEAVTPLGIYLKARVEAGGLKELEISWGLHQIVKALSFLVNDCSLIHNNVCMAAVFVDRAGEWKLGGLDYMYSAQGNGGGPPRKGIPELEQYDPPELADSSGRVVREKWSADMWRLGCLIWEVFNGPLPRAAALRNPGKIPKSLVPHYCELVGANPKVRPNPARFLQNCRAPGGFMSNRFVETNLFLEEIQIKEPAEKQKFFQELSKSLDAFPEDFCRHKVLPQLLTAFEFGNAGAVVLTPLFKVGKFLSAEEYQQKIIPVVVKMFSSTDRAMRIRLLQQMEQFIQYLDEPTVNTQIFPHVVHGFLDTNPAIREQTVKSMLLLAPKLNEANLNVELMKHFARLQAKDEQGPIRCNTTVCLGKIGSYLSASTRHRVLTSAFSRATKDPFAPSRVAGVLGFAATHNLYSMNDCAHKILPVLCGLTVDPEKSVRDQAFKAIRSFLSKLESVSEDPTQLEEVEKDVHAASSPGMGGAAASWAGWAVTGVSSLTSKLIRVHPTTAPAETNIPQRPTPEGVPAPAPTPVPATPTTSGHWETQEEDKDTAEDSSAADRWDDEDWGSLEQEAESVLAQQDDWSTGGQVSHASQVSNSDHKPSKSPESDWSSWEAEGSWEQGWQEPSSQEPPLEGMRLASEYNWGGPESSDKGDPFATLSARPSTQPRPDSWGEDNWEGLETESRQAKAELARKKREERRREMEAKRAERKAAKGPMKLGARKLD; from the exons ATGTGGTTCTTTGCTCGGGACCCGGTCCGGGACTTTCCGTTCGAGCTCATCCCGGAGCCCCCAGAGGGCGGCCCGCCCGGGCCCTGGGCCCTGCACCGTGGCCGCAAGAAG GCCACAGGCTGTCCCGTGTCCATCTTCGTCTATGATGTGAAGCCTGGCGCGGAAGAGCAGACCCAGGTGGCCAAAGCTGCTTTCAAGCGCCTCAAAACTCTACGGCATCCCAACATCCTGGCTTACATCGATGGACTGGAG ACAGAAAAATGTCTCCACGTCGTGACAGAGGCTGTGACTCCGTTGGGAATATACCTCAAGGCGAGAGTGGAGGCTGGTGGCCTGAAGGAGCTGGAGATCTCCTGGGGGCTACACCAGATTGTG AAAGCCCTCAGCTTCCTGGTCAACGACTGCAGCCTCATCCACAACAATGTCTGCATGGCCGCCGTGTTCGTGGACCGAGCTGGCGAGTGGAAGCTTGGGGGCCTGGACTACATGTATTCAGCCCAGGGCAACGGTGGGGGACCTCCCCGCAAGGGGATCCCCGAGCTTGAGCAGTATGACCCCCCGGAGTTGGCTGACAGCAGTGGCAGAGTGGTCAGAGAGAAGTG GTCAGCAGACATGTGGCGCTTGGGCTGCCTCATCTGGGAAGTCTTCAATGGGCCCCTACCTCGGGCAGCAGCCCTACGCAACCCTGGGAAG ATCCCCAAATCACTAGTACCCCATTACTGTGAGCTGGTGGGAGCGAACCCCAAGGTGCGTCCCAACCCGGCCCGCTTCCTGCAGAACTGCCGGGCACCTGGTGGCTTCATGAGCAACCGCTTTGTAGAGACCAACCTCTTCCTGGAGGAGATTCAG ATCAAAGAGCCAGCCGAGAAGCAAAAGTTCTTCCAGGAGCTGAGCAAGAGCCTGGATGCGTTCCCTGAGGATTTCTGTCGGCACAAGGTGCTGCCCCAGCTGCTGACCGCCTTCGAGTTCGGCAATGCTGGGGCCGTTGTCCTCACGCCCCTCTTCAAG GTGGGCAAGTTCCTGAGCGCTGAGGAATATCAGCAGAAGATCATCCCTGTGGTGGTCAAGATGTTCTCATCTACTGACCGGGCCATGCGCATCCGCCTCCTGCAGCAG ATGGAGCAGTTCATCCAGTACCTTGATGAGCCAACGGTCAACACCCAGATCTTCCCCCACGTCGTACATGGCTTTCTGGACACCAACCCTGCCATCCGGGAGCAGACGGTCAAG TCCATGCTGCTTCTGGCCCCGAAGCTGAACGAGGCCAACCTCAATGTGGAGCTGATGAAGCACTTTGCACGGCTACAGGCCAAGGATGAACAGGGTCCCATCCGCTGCAACACCACGGTCTGCCTGGGCAAAATCGGCTCATACCTCAGTGCCAGC ACCAGACACAGGGTCCTTACTTCCGCCTTCAGCCGAGCCACTAAGGACCCGTTTGCACCGTCCCGGGTTGCGGGTGTCCTGGGCTTTGCTGCCACCCACAATCTCTACTCAATGAATGACTGTGCCCACAAGATCCTGCCTGTGCTCTGCGGTCTCACTGTAGATCCTGAGAAATCTGTGCGGGACCAG GCCTTCAAGGCCATTCGGAGCTTCCTGTCCAAACTGGAGTCTGTGTCGGAGGACCCGACCCAGCTGGAGGAAGTGG AGAAGGATGTCCATGCAGCCTCCAGCCCTGGCATGGGAGGAGCCGCAGCCAGCTGGGCAGGCTGGGCCGTGACCGGGGTCTCCTCACTCACCTCCAAGCTGATCCGTGTGCACCCCACCACTGCCCCCGCAGAGACCAACATTCCCCAAAGACCCACACCTGAAG GAGTTCCTGCCCCGGCTCCCACCCCTGTTCCTGCCACCCCTACAACCTCAGGCCACTGGGAGACGCAGGAAGAGGACAAGGACACAGCAGAGGACAGCAGCGCTGCTGACAGATGGGACGACGAAGACTGGGGCAGCCTGGAG CAGGAGGCTGAGTCCGTGCTGGCCCAGCAGGATGACTGGAGCACTGGGGGCCAAGTGAGCCATGCTAGTCAG GTTAGCAACTCCGACCACAAACCCTCCAAATCCCCAGAGTCCGACTGGAGCAGCTGGGAAGCTGAGGGCTCCTGGGAACAGGGCTGGCAGGAGCCAAGCTCCCAGGAGCCACCTCTCGAGGGTATGCGGCTGGCCAGCGAGTATAACTGGGGTGGCCCAGAGTCCAGCGACAAGGGTGACCCCTTCGCTACCCTGTCTGCACGTCCCAGCACCCAG CCTAGGCCGGACTCGTGGGGTGAGGACAACTGGGAGGGCCTGGAGACGGAAAGTC gacaggccaaggCTGAGCTGGCCCGGAAGAAGCGCGAGGAGCGGCGGCGGGAGATGGAAGCCAAACGCGCCGAGAGGAAGGCGGCCAAGGGCCCCATGAAGCTGGGAGCCCGGAAGCTGGACTGA